The following are encoded together in the Gordonia insulae genome:
- the cds1 gene encoding L-cysteine desulfhydrase Cds1 yields MKPTRIVDHRGDRTWSENAVRQIDADGRRSADTHLHKVALPAWSRWTDDAGRDVGVDLYLKDESTHPTGSLKHRLARSLFLYALCNGWVREGTTVIEASSGSTAVSEAYFAKLIGVPFIAVMASSTSPAKTALIEREGGRCHFVERAGDVYAEALRLEAELGGHFIDQFTMAERATDWRGNNNIAESIFAQLADEDNPIPTWIVVGAGTGGTSATLGRYLRYRRHPTWLAVVDPENSVFLPAYDTADGTLRSDVGSRIEGIGRPRVEPSFVSQVIDRMIGVPDEASIATARRFSDRLGRRVGGSTGTNLWGALQLVGEMVAARQAGSVVSLLCDSGDRYETTYFDDGWIDAQGFDLTEAAAVLDEFFESGRWTAAIS; encoded by the coding sequence ATGAAGCCGACCAGGATCGTCGATCACCGCGGTGACCGCACGTGGTCGGAGAACGCCGTCCGGCAGATCGACGCCGACGGACGTCGTAGCGCCGACACCCACCTGCACAAGGTGGCGTTGCCGGCGTGGTCGCGATGGACCGACGACGCGGGGCGTGACGTCGGGGTCGATCTGTACCTCAAGGACGAGAGCACCCACCCCACCGGATCACTGAAGCACCGCCTCGCGCGGTCCCTGTTCCTGTACGCCCTCTGCAACGGCTGGGTTCGCGAGGGCACCACGGTCATCGAGGCGTCGTCGGGTTCGACCGCGGTCTCGGAGGCCTACTTCGCGAAGCTGATCGGTGTCCCGTTCATCGCGGTCATGGCGTCGAGTACTTCGCCGGCCAAGACCGCGCTCATCGAACGTGAGGGTGGCCGCTGCCACTTCGTCGAGCGGGCCGGCGACGTCTACGCCGAGGCCCTGCGCCTCGAAGCCGAGCTGGGTGGCCACTTCATCGACCAGTTCACCATGGCCGAACGCGCCACCGACTGGCGTGGGAACAACAACATCGCCGAATCGATCTTCGCCCAGCTTGCCGACGAGGACAACCCGATCCCCACCTGGATCGTGGTGGGTGCCGGCACCGGCGGCACGTCCGCGACGCTCGGGCGGTACCTGCGATACCGTCGTCATCCCACCTGGCTGGCGGTGGTGGACCCGGAGAACTCGGTCTTCCTGCCCGCCTACGACACCGCCGACGGCACCCTGCGCTCCGACGTCGGTTCGCGCATCGAGGGCATCGGTCGGCCACGCGTGGAACCGTCCTTCGTCTCGCAGGTCATCGACCGCATGATCGGCGTGCCCGACGAGGCGTCGATCGCCACGGCGCGACGCTTCAGCGACCGGCTCGGTCGTCGGGTCGGCGGCTCGACCGGGACCAACCTGTGGGGTGCGCTGCAACTCGTCGGCGAGATGGTCGCCGCACGACAAGCCGGCAGTGTGGTGAGCCTGCTGTGCGACTCCGGGGATCGTTACGAGACAACCTATTTCGACGACGGCTGGATCGACGCCCAGGGGTTCGACCTGACCGAGGCCGCCGCCGTGCTCGACGAGTTCTTCGAATCGGGTCGCTGGACCGCCGCAATCTCCTGA
- a CDS encoding endonuclease domain-containing protein — protein MKYIGVHRFAELIDGGLTRKEIRRQVADGDLVLLRRDWYADKRADATTCQVVRAGGVVGCLTALRYHRVWVPGSSTTVHRRGNSRAHRAQTKITYCRQYGRPEPEYGAIDEVPIAFRHAVRCLDGEELVAVCDSIANQRLMAIDEMRSEMRSAPKSKQRLLDKCDARAQSGTETMTRLRLRARRLKVRVQVTISGLGRVDLVVGDRLIIEVDSEEYHRTKEQYEEDRRRDRKAAELGYITLRFTYATVTTDWEAAEKQVLTIVREGRHLWPRQRKRKAAAPVGPT, from the coding sequence CGCCGAACTGATCGACGGCGGGCTGACCCGCAAAGAGATCCGCCGACAGGTCGCGGACGGCGATCTCGTACTGCTGCGCCGCGACTGGTACGCGGACAAGCGCGCCGACGCGACCACCTGCCAGGTCGTCCGCGCGGGAGGCGTTGTCGGCTGCCTGACCGCGCTGCGGTACCACCGGGTGTGGGTGCCCGGGTCGTCGACGACGGTCCACCGGCGCGGGAATTCCCGAGCCCATCGCGCCCAGACCAAGATCACCTACTGCCGACAATACGGCCGGCCGGAACCCGAGTACGGAGCCATCGACGAAGTCCCCATCGCGTTTCGCCATGCCGTCCGATGTCTCGACGGCGAAGAACTCGTCGCCGTGTGTGATTCGATCGCCAATCAGAGGCTGATGGCCATCGACGAGATGCGGTCCGAGATGAGGTCCGCGCCGAAGTCCAAGCAGCGTCTGCTGGACAAATGCGATGCGCGCGCCCAGTCGGGAACGGAGACGATGACCCGCCTGCGATTGCGAGCGCGGAGGCTCAAGGTGCGGGTTCAGGTCACGATCTCCGGGCTGGGTCGCGTAGACCTCGTCGTCGGCGACCGGCTCATCATCGAGGTCGACAGCGAGGAGTACCACCGGACCAAGGAGCAGTATGAAGAGGATCGGCGCCGCGATCGCAAGGCGGCCGAATTGGGCTACATCACACTGCGATTCACCTACGCCACGGTGACCACGGATTGGGAGGCCGCCGAGAAACAGGTGCTCACGATCGTCCGAGAAGGCCGTCACCTCTGGCCCCGTCAGCGGAAGCGGAAGGCCGCGGCGCCTGTCGGCCCGACCTAA
- a CDS encoding FtsX-like permease family protein, whose product MSGRRANPIRSVASGLSRIRVLNLREIRTHRLRVATSLLVVVVASALLISVLGLYGSLTESVRQVNAAITGTAQVEVAAIADSGIDAGLAGEIRGDVPDAKAVVPLIRDSVVVDDRNVALLGSDFRVTALSGELQQAVSQEQQGSQGIDQRDLEDGIIVGAGTGLRKDQRLTINGVPVRVISVIDGDQGAVLNKGNFVFAYLGLAQRLTSREDKVDSILIVAKPGVDIPALKSDVSRVVDGRATVVDPDFRAKQAEVASSVTRDATLLVSLISLVIAGFLVFNTMNMAVASRRQSLAMMRALGARRGHLVGDLLGESALFGLVGGLIGVPIGILAGRWAISRIPEANTGSLATAVSYHLPIYAPVIAIAACVVACVAATSLAARSVFAVSPVEAMIAGEVDDSSTKPGRAVWISGIVGVGLLIASWFVATTVPGRPAILAGAVYAVGALLLCYALTRQLVALVVRLTRRFRGPGQLAAVNTERAPRRAWATLMTVAVAVAVGMGTSGALDNLVGSISNSLDGLADPDFYMSSDPGGGLPTGPPMSAEITSEVEKVPGVTQVVGAQWASLNVGEAAVYVQGLEPGSLAPFVKKASPEGLQRVLAGDGILLSNVLARTLDVQTGDTLRLATPSGYREVPVVEIVNYISMGSGTAAMSNSVLSDWFDRPYDTYLQISTDPNADQNRIRERLEAVAAANPSTDGKAVSVETGAEALAAAQAQAQQAGAFTIAIQWIVALAAAVALLNTLLLSVIERRREIGVLRAMGASRRFVSRMVVAEAAGVALIGSAIGLVLGGALHFLSDKILSATTSIEIAYSPRPTTLLFVGVACALCVVGALVPALRASRMNISESILNE is encoded by the coding sequence GTGTCCGGACGACGGGCCAATCCGATCCGGTCGGTCGCGTCCGGGCTCTCCCGCATCCGGGTGCTCAATCTGCGAGAGATCCGCACCCACCGGCTGCGCGTGGCCACCTCACTGCTCGTCGTGGTGGTCGCGTCGGCACTGCTGATCTCGGTCTTGGGTCTGTACGGATCGCTGACCGAGTCGGTGCGTCAGGTCAACGCCGCGATCACCGGCACCGCGCAGGTGGAGGTCGCGGCGATCGCCGACTCCGGCATCGACGCGGGGCTGGCCGGCGAGATCCGCGGCGACGTCCCGGACGCCAAGGCCGTGGTGCCGCTGATCCGCGACTCCGTGGTCGTCGACGACCGCAACGTCGCGTTGCTGGGTTCCGACTTCCGCGTCACCGCGCTGTCCGGTGAACTGCAGCAAGCGGTGTCGCAGGAGCAGCAGGGGTCGCAGGGGATCGATCAGCGCGATCTCGAGGACGGCATCATCGTCGGCGCCGGGACCGGTCTGCGCAAGGATCAGCGGCTGACGATCAACGGCGTCCCGGTGCGCGTGATCTCGGTGATCGACGGCGACCAGGGGGCGGTCCTCAACAAGGGCAACTTCGTCTTCGCCTATCTCGGACTCGCGCAACGCCTCACGTCGCGGGAGGACAAGGTCGACTCGATCCTCATCGTCGCGAAACCGGGTGTCGACATCCCGGCGCTGAAGTCCGACGTCTCGCGCGTCGTCGACGGTCGTGCCACGGTGGTGGATCCGGATTTCCGCGCCAAACAGGCTGAGGTGGCCAGTTCGGTGACCCGGGACGCCACCCTGCTCGTGTCGCTCATCTCGCTGGTGATCGCCGGCTTCCTGGTGTTCAACACGATGAACATGGCGGTCGCCTCACGTCGACAGTCCCTGGCGATGATGCGTGCACTCGGTGCCCGACGCGGTCACCTCGTCGGCGATCTGCTGGGCGAGTCGGCATTGTTCGGTCTCGTCGGCGGGTTGATCGGTGTACCGATCGGCATCCTGGCGGGGCGGTGGGCGATCAGCCGGATTCCCGAGGCCAACACGGGTTCGCTGGCCACCGCGGTCAGCTATCACCTGCCGATCTACGCACCGGTGATCGCGATCGCCGCCTGCGTCGTCGCGTGTGTGGCGGCGACGTCACTGGCCGCGAGGTCGGTGTTCGCGGTGTCGCCGGTGGAGGCGATGATCGCCGGTGAGGTCGACGACAGTTCGACGAAACCCGGACGTGCCGTGTGGATCTCCGGGATCGTCGGTGTCGGGCTGCTGATCGCGTCGTGGTTCGTGGCGACCACCGTGCCCGGCCGTCCCGCCATTCTCGCGGGCGCCGTCTACGCTGTCGGCGCTCTGCTGCTCTGTTACGCGTTGACGAGACAACTCGTGGCGCTGGTCGTGCGCCTGACGCGCCGATTCCGCGGGCCCGGGCAGCTCGCGGCCGTGAACACCGAACGCGCGCCCCGCCGCGCCTGGGCAACGCTGATGACCGTGGCGGTCGCGGTGGCGGTCGGCATGGGTACCTCCGGTGCCCTCGACAACCTGGTCGGATCGATCTCCAATTCCCTTGACGGCCTGGCAGACCCGGACTTCTACATGTCGTCCGACCCCGGGGGCGGTCTACCTACCGGACCGCCGATGTCCGCCGAGATCACGTCCGAGGTGGAGAAGGTACCCGGGGTGACGCAGGTCGTCGGCGCCCAGTGGGCGAGCCTGAACGTCGGCGAGGCCGCGGTCTATGTGCAGGGTCTCGAGCCCGGCTCACTGGCTCCGTTCGTGAAGAAGGCGAGTCCGGAAGGGCTGCAGCGGGTGCTGGCCGGCGACGGCATCCTGCTGTCGAACGTGCTGGCCCGGACCCTCGACGTGCAGACCGGTGACACGCTGCGGTTGGCGACGCCCAGCGGCTATCGCGAGGTGCCTGTCGTCGAGATCGTCAACTACATCTCGATGGGCTCGGGTACGGCCGCGATGTCGAACTCCGTGCTCTCTGACTGGTTCGATCGTCCCTACGACACCTACCTCCAGATCTCCACCGATCCGAACGCCGACCAGAACCGGATCCGGGAACGACTCGAGGCGGTCGCCGCGGCCAACCCGTCGACCGACGGCAAGGCGGTCTCCGTGGAGACCGGCGCAGAGGCGCTCGCGGCTGCGCAGGCGCAGGCGCAGCAGGCCGGCGCGTTCACCATCGCCATCCAGTGGATCGTGGCGCTCGCGGCCGCGGTTGCGCTGCTGAACACCCTGTTGCTGTCGGTGATCGAGCGTCGGCGCGAGATCGGCGTGCTCCGCGCGATGGGGGCATCACGCCGGTTCGTGTCCCGGATGGTCGTCGCCGAGGCCGCCGGCGTCGCGCTCATCGGATCGGCGATCGGGCTGGTCTTGGGCGGCGCCCTGCACTTCCTCTCCGACAAGATCCTGTCCGCGACGACGTCGATCGAGATCGCGTACTCGCCCCGCCCGACGACCTTGCTGTTCGTCGGCGTGGCGTGTGCCCTGTGTGTCGTCGGCGCGCTGGTCCCGGCCCTGCGCGCGTCCCGGATGAACATCAGTGAGTCGATCCTGAACGAGTAG
- the ccsB gene encoding c-type cytochrome biogenesis protein CcsB → MNTGSIHVDETLARYSDLLFGTAITVYVLAMILFLAALAGARSRKLAAAELVTAGGSTVAVDDRSPGRISESRPRRSLGERLGNMAYPVVIVGLIAHVASIVLRGMATGRAPWGNMYEFISLTCAACVIAGLVVLRKPEHRPLLSFVLLPVALLMFIGGRWLYTQAAPVVPALKSYWLAIHVSIISVSSGVLLVSGVASLLYLVKMRWGRPESDDAAAAGKGFVAGVRRVVDRIPHAETLDRLAYKCVVFGFPLFGLGVICGAIWAESAWGRFWGWDPKETVSFIAWVIYAAYLHARATAGWRNNAAAWINVAGFVALLFNLFIINLVVSGLHSYAGL, encoded by the coding sequence ATGAACACGGGTTCGATACACGTCGACGAGACGCTGGCGCGCTACTCCGATCTGTTGTTCGGCACGGCGATCACCGTTTATGTACTCGCGATGATCCTGTTCCTCGCCGCGCTGGCCGGAGCGCGCAGCCGGAAGCTGGCGGCGGCGGAACTCGTCACCGCGGGTGGTTCGACGGTCGCCGTCGACGACCGCTCGCCGGGCCGGATCAGTGAGTCCCGGCCGCGCCGCAGTCTGGGGGAGCGGCTCGGCAACATGGCCTACCCGGTCGTCATCGTCGGTCTCATCGCACATGTCGCCTCGATCGTGTTGCGCGGCATGGCCACCGGCCGTGCGCCGTGGGGCAACATGTACGAGTTCATCTCGCTGACCTGCGCCGCATGCGTCATCGCCGGACTCGTCGTCCTGCGCAAGCCCGAACACCGCCCGTTGCTGTCGTTCGTCCTGCTGCCCGTCGCGTTGTTGATGTTCATCGGCGGCCGCTGGCTGTACACGCAGGCCGCGCCGGTGGTGCCCGCGCTCAAGTCGTACTGGCTGGCCATCCACGTCTCGATCATCTCGGTGTCGTCGGGCGTGCTGCTGGTGTCCGGTGTCGCAAGCCTGCTGTACCTGGTCAAGATGCGCTGGGGACGCCCGGAGTCCGACGATGCGGCTGCCGCCGGCAAGGGTTTCGTCGCGGGTGTCCGTCGCGTCGTCGACCGGATTCCGCACGCCGAGACGCTCGACCGCCTCGCCTACAAGTGCGTCGTGTTCGGTTTCCCGCTGTTCGGGCTGGGCGTCATCTGCGGTGCCATCTGGGCCGAGTCCGCGTGGGGCCGATTCTGGGGCTGGGACCCCAAGGAGACGGTGTCGTTCATCGCCTGGGTCATCTACGCCGCGTACCTGCACGCCCGCGCGACCGCGGGGTGGCGCAACAACGCCGCCGCGTGGATCAACGTCGCCGGATTCGTGGCGCTGCTCTTCAACCTGTTCATCATCAACCTGGTGGTGTCCGGGCTGCACTCGTACGCCGGACTCTGA
- a CDS encoding BldC family transcriptional regulator, which produces MTIIDTATPGLITPGLASQHTLTPGQVASMFNVNPKTVARWASSGLLGSIRTPGGHRRFREADVVELLNRRTH; this is translated from the coding sequence GTGACCATCATCGACACAGCCACCCCAGGACTCATCACCCCCGGCCTCGCGAGCCAGCACACGCTGACCCCGGGTCAGGTCGCGTCCATGTTCAACGTGAACCCCAAGACTGTCGCCCGCTGGGCCAGCTCCGGCCTGCTCGGTTCCATCCGCACACCGGGCGGACATCGTCGTTTCCGCGAGGCCGATGTCGTCGAACTGCTGAATCGTCGTACTCACTGA
- a CDS encoding helix-turn-helix domain-containing protein, with product MTPGDRRVGPAPADEPGFAEKLGYLFEHSRDENGLPYTGKKIAERANELGYSLSDAYISQLRTGKARTPSFRTVEAIARAFEVSVTYFLANPDEDLDRVRQQRDYVQMLATTGTHLSGIDVRAICPDTIDVLIDLLKVVKAQALENKNAPPDQGTSET from the coding sequence TTGACACCCGGGGACAGACGCGTCGGCCCGGCGCCGGCAGACGAGCCCGGTTTCGCGGAGAAGCTGGGCTATCTCTTCGAGCATTCCCGAGACGAGAACGGCCTGCCCTACACCGGCAAGAAGATCGCCGAACGAGCGAACGAGCTCGGGTACTCGCTCTCGGATGCCTACATCTCACAGTTGCGTACCGGTAAGGCCCGGACGCCGTCGTTCCGGACGGTCGAGGCCATCGCGCGCGCGTTCGAGGTCAGCGTCACCTACTTCCTCGCCAACCCCGACGAGGATCTCGACCGCGTACGACAGCAGCGCGACTACGTGCAGATGCTGGCCACCACGGGTACTCATCTCTCCGGCATCGACGTGCGCGCCATCTGCCCGGACACCATCGACGTCCTGATCGACCTGCTGAAGGTGGTCAAGGCGCAGGCGTTGGAGAACAAGAATGCACCGCCTGACCAGGGCACGAGCGAAACCTGA
- a CDS encoding DUF4229 domain-containing protein gives MSEDAVTDHKQPTVGSVALSVALYTLARLALVVVVAAIIMGVGALVGVEVPLLVAAVFGVLIALPLGMVMFKSLRLRVNGQIAAVDAARKQRHDDLQSRLRGSD, from the coding sequence GTGAGTGAAGACGCCGTGACCGACCACAAACAGCCCACCGTAGGCAGCGTCGCGCTGTCGGTGGCCCTCTACACCCTCGCGCGACTGGCCCTCGTCGTCGTGGTCGCCGCGATCATCATGGGCGTCGGAGCGCTCGTCGGGGTGGAGGTGCCGCTGCTCGTGGCGGCCGTGTTCGGTGTGCTGATCGCGCTGCCGCTGGGCATGGTCATGTTCAAGTCGCTGCGCCTGCGCGTGAACGGTCAGATCGCCGCCGTCGACGCGGCCCGCAAACAGCGGCACGACGACCTGCAGTCGCGACTGCGCGGTTCGGACTGA
- a CDS encoding ABC transporter ATP-binding protein: protein MGDQLVRALDGLNLTLDGGQFASVVGPSGAGKSTLLHVLGALDTPTAGTISVDGVDLGSLDDEQASAFRRHRVGFVFQFFNLVPTMSAWENVALPRLLDSQSLRKAKPRAIELLERVGLGARVDHRPSELSGGQMQRVAIARSLIMDPTILLADEPTGNLDSKTGDSVLELLSEVAHDTPNRLVVMVTHDPNAASVADTTITVRDGKIA, encoded by the coding sequence ATGGGCGATCAACTCGTCCGGGCGCTCGACGGCCTGAACCTCACCCTCGACGGTGGACAGTTCGCGTCGGTTGTCGGGCCGTCCGGGGCCGGCAAGAGCACGCTGCTGCACGTGTTGGGCGCGCTCGACACCCCGACCGCGGGCACCATCAGCGTCGACGGTGTCGACCTCGGCTCCCTCGACGACGAGCAGGCGTCGGCCTTCCGGCGCCACCGTGTCGGATTCGTCTTCCAGTTCTTCAACCTGGTGCCGACGATGTCGGCGTGGGAGAACGTGGCCCTGCCCCGACTGCTCGACAGTCAGTCGTTGCGCAAGGCCAAGCCGCGGGCGATCGAGCTGCTCGAACGCGTCGGACTGGGCGCGCGGGTGGACCACCGGCCCTCCGAACTGTCGGGCGGGCAGATGCAGCGGGTGGCGATCGCGCGGTCGCTGATCATGGACCCGACCATCCTGCTGGCCGACGAGCCGACCGGGAACCTGGATTCCAAGACCGGCGACTCGGTCCTCGAACTGCTGTCGGAGGTCGCCCACGACACCCCGAACCGTCTCGTGGTGATGGTGACGCACGACCCGAACGCCGCGTCGGTCGCCGACACCACCATCACCGTGCGCGACGGGAAGATCGCGTGA